A window of Haliscomenobacter hydrossis DSM 1100 contains these coding sequences:
- the gltB gene encoding glutamate synthase large subunit has protein sequence MKETNQGLYVPQLEKDSCGTGLMANLNGIKSHELVEDALTMLANMEHRGACGCEPNTGDGAGILIQTPHEFLKKKCRELKIDLPDFGEYGVGMVFFPMDRAQRQECRVLFQDYMDECGFELIGWRKVPTDHELLGESAVATEPRVEQVFVKPKKTMDLKTLERRLYILRKFVIHNIYKVFPHVKENFYIASFSYKTVVYKGQLTTYQLRPYFLDLQDADLKSAIAVIHSRFSTNTVPKWKLAQPFRYIAHNGEINTVRGNLNWWQSKEKNLMSEIFSDEELELIKPICGDDLSDSGNFDNVLEYLVMSGYSLPHALMMMIPEAWEHDDTMEDYKKAFYEYHKTIMEPWDGPASICFTNGILVGATLDRNGLRPSRYCLLEDNTLIVASEAGALPVDQSKVVKKGRLQPGRMLIADLDEGRIVGDEELKSTICQRLPYRDWMKEYRLTLEDLPENIPGVVELDSKTLHRNQQLFGFTKEDIKVLINPTVAEGQEPLGSMGADTPLAVLSHQSQHLSNYFKQLFAQVTNPPIDPIRERSVMSLFAMLGGNPKHLDLVPERGRFIHLESPVITNGELNRVKYLEHSYFKSGVIDILFRADGQEGRLKAAIDNLCAQAEDLVRQGCNILILSDRQADEKHAPMPSLLAIGAVHHHLIRRGLRTLTSLVVEAGDIRETHHFCSLIGYGATCVNPYMVYATIAEQRELGHLDASMKLEKMIDTFNKVIGKSILKVMSKNGISTLQSYQGAQIFEILGISNEVVEKCFTGSVSRIQGISYDGIAEEVLARHTIAFPEMPLPGEQLEVGGVYQWKRRGEAHLFNPKSIHHLQVASRKNDFQEYKKYASIINEQTEQALTLRGLLTFRKGNPIPIEEVEPVENIMKRFATGAMSFGSISHEAHSTLAIAMNRMGGKSNSGEGGEDEIRFEPKENGDWERSAIKQVASGRFGVTSYYLTNAAELQIKMAQGAKPGEGGQLPGHKVDEWIGRVRHSTPGVGLISPPPHHDIYSIEDLAQLIFDLKNANPAARINVKLVSKAGVGIIASGVAKAHADAILISGHDGGTGASPLTSIRHAGLPWELGLAETHQTLLRNKLRDRVVVQTDGQLRTGKDIAIATLLGAEEWGVATAALVVEGCIMMRKCHVNTCPVGIATQDPELRKRFNGKPEHVINFFRFLAEDLRSIMAELGFRTINEMVGKVELLRLRSNVQHWKYRQVDLNAILFKQPVDENVGQYKRVEQDHGIAGVLDRKLIYQAKLALENGQKVSSIFPIQNTDRAVGAMLSNEVSKRYKGKGLPDATIDFRFRGSAGQSFGAFAAPGLQFTLEGEANDYFGKGLSGGRLIVVPDREAKFEPQENIIIGNVAFYGATAGEAYIKGMAGERFGVRNSGVKAVVEGVGDHGCEYMTGGVVVVLGETGKNFAAGMSGGIAYVHNPLGEFEKRVNLEMVDLDPMEDEDFELLRRMLRNHFSCTSSKVAREMLENWDIQRQFFTKVMPRDYKAVLAKRTDKVKVDVKVAVAY, from the coding sequence ATGAAGGAGACCAACCAAGGTTTGTACGTTCCGCAACTGGAAAAAGACTCCTGTGGTACGGGGTTGATGGCCAATTTGAATGGCATCAAGTCCCACGAATTGGTAGAGGATGCCCTCACCATGCTGGCCAATATGGAGCACCGCGGAGCCTGTGGCTGTGAACCCAACACGGGCGATGGAGCTGGTATTCTTATCCAAACTCCCCATGAATTTTTAAAGAAAAAATGCCGGGAACTAAAGATTGATTTGCCAGATTTTGGAGAATATGGGGTGGGAATGGTTTTTTTTCCCATGGATCGTGCCCAACGTCAAGAATGCCGTGTATTGTTCCAGGATTATATGGATGAATGTGGTTTTGAATTAATTGGCTGGCGCAAAGTACCCACCGACCATGAATTGTTGGGAGAATCGGCAGTGGCCACCGAACCCCGGGTTGAACAGGTTTTTGTTAAACCCAAAAAAACCATGGATCTGAAGACACTGGAGCGTCGTTTGTACATCCTGCGCAAGTTCGTGATCCACAACATTTATAAAGTTTTCCCTCACGTGAAGGAAAACTTTTATATCGCCTCCTTTTCATACAAAACTGTTGTATACAAGGGCCAGTTGACCACTTATCAGCTGCGCCCTTACTTTTTGGATTTGCAAGATGCCGACCTGAAATCGGCGATCGCGGTGATCCACTCCCGGTTTTCTACCAACACGGTTCCCAAGTGGAAATTGGCCCAGCCATTCCGCTACATTGCCCACAACGGCGAAATCAACACGGTAAGAGGGAATCTGAATTGGTGGCAGTCCAAGGAGAAAAACCTGATGTCGGAAATCTTCAGCGATGAAGAACTGGAATTGATCAAACCCATTTGTGGCGATGATCTGTCCGATTCGGGTAATTTCGACAATGTACTGGAATACCTGGTGATGAGTGGTTACTCCTTGCCCCACGCCTTAATGATGATGATTCCGGAGGCCTGGGAGCACGATGATACCATGGAAGACTACAAAAAAGCCTTCTACGAGTACCACAAAACCATCATGGAGCCATGGGATGGCCCAGCATCGATTTGTTTTACCAACGGTATTTTGGTCGGGGCAACACTTGACCGCAACGGATTGCGCCCCTCGCGTTACTGCTTGCTGGAAGACAATACCCTGATCGTTGCCTCTGAAGCGGGCGCTTTGCCGGTAGATCAGTCCAAAGTGGTGAAAAAAGGCCGTTTGCAACCAGGCCGGATGCTCATTGCCGATCTGGACGAAGGTCGGATTGTAGGGGATGAGGAACTGAAAAGCACCATCTGTCAGCGCCTCCCTTATCGGGATTGGATGAAAGAATACCGCCTGACCCTGGAGGATTTGCCCGAAAACATCCCTGGAGTAGTCGAGCTGGACAGCAAAACCTTGCACCGCAATCAGCAATTGTTTGGCTTCACCAAAGAAGACATCAAGGTGTTGATCAATCCAACCGTTGCTGAAGGCCAAGAACCATTGGGTTCAATGGGGGCAGATACACCCTTGGCGGTATTGTCGCACCAGTCGCAGCACTTGTCCAACTACTTCAAGCAGTTGTTTGCCCAGGTAACCAACCCCCCGATTGACCCCATTCGGGAGCGTTCGGTCATGTCCTTGTTTGCCATGTTGGGCGGCAACCCCAAACACCTCGATTTGGTGCCCGAGCGGGGACGCTTCATCCACCTCGAAAGCCCGGTCATCACCAATGGCGAGCTCAATCGGGTAAAATACCTCGAACACAGTTACTTCAAATCAGGGGTAATCGATATCCTTTTCCGCGCTGACGGACAAGAGGGGCGACTCAAAGCTGCCATAGACAACCTTTGTGCCCAGGCTGAAGACCTGGTACGGCAAGGTTGCAACATCTTGATTTTATCGGATCGTCAGGCTGACGAAAAGCATGCTCCCATGCCTTCGTTGTTGGCCATTGGTGCGGTACACCACCATTTGATCCGTCGCGGTTTACGCACCTTGACTTCGCTGGTCGTTGAAGCCGGAGACATCCGCGAAACCCACCATTTCTGCTCCTTAATTGGATACGGGGCCACTTGTGTGAACCCCTACATGGTATACGCCACCATTGCGGAGCAACGCGAATTGGGCCATCTTGACGCCAGCATGAAGTTGGAGAAGATGATCGATACTTTCAACAAAGTCATCGGTAAGTCGATCCTCAAAGTAATGTCGAAAAACGGGATCTCCACTTTGCAATCTTACCAGGGGGCACAGATTTTTGAAATCCTGGGTATTTCTAACGAGGTGGTAGAGAAGTGTTTCACCGGATCGGTTTCGCGCATCCAGGGCATTAGCTACGATGGCATTGCCGAAGAAGTTTTGGCTCGTCACACCATCGCCTTCCCCGAAATGCCGCTTCCTGGAGAACAACTCGAAGTAGGAGGGGTATACCAGTGGAAACGCCGCGGTGAGGCTCACTTGTTCAACCCCAAGAGCATTCACCACTTGCAGGTGGCTTCGCGCAAAAACGATTTTCAGGAATACAAAAAATACGCCTCGATTATCAATGAGCAAACCGAGCAGGCCTTGACGTTGCGCGGTTTATTGACTTTCCGCAAGGGCAATCCGATTCCAATCGAAGAGGTAGAACCCGTGGAAAACATCATGAAGCGTTTTGCTACGGGTGCCATGTCTTTTGGGTCTATTTCTCACGAAGCCCACTCCACCCTGGCCATTGCCATGAACCGCATGGGTGGCAAAAGCAACAGTGGCGAAGGCGGTGAAGACGAGATCCGCTTTGAACCCAAAGAAAATGGCGATTGGGAACGTTCGGCCATCAAGCAAGTGGCATCCGGTCGCTTTGGGGTAACCAGTTATTACCTCACCAATGCTGCTGAATTGCAGATCAAAATGGCGCAAGGTGCCAAGCCTGGTGAAGGTGGACAATTGCCCGGCCATAAAGTGGATGAGTGGATTGGCCGCGTGCGCCATTCTACGCCAGGAGTAGGCTTGATTTCGCCGCCGCCGCACCACGATATTTATTCCATTGAGGATTTGGCGCAGCTGATTTTTGACCTCAAAAACGCCAACCCTGCTGCCCGCATCAACGTCAAACTCGTGTCAAAAGCCGGAGTAGGGATCATTGCTTCCGGGGTAGCCAAAGCCCACGCCGATGCCATTTTGATCTCTGGTCACGATGGAGGAACGGGTGCATCGCCGCTGACTTCGATTCGCCACGCTGGTTTGCCCTGGGAATTGGGTCTGGCCGAAACCCACCAAACCCTGCTGCGCAACAAACTGCGCGATCGGGTGGTGGTACAAACCGACGGCCAGTTGCGCACGGGCAAAGACATCGCCATTGCAACGCTCTTGGGCGCCGAAGAATGGGGTGTAGCTACTGCCGCTCTGGTGGTGGAAGGTTGCATCATGATGCGCAAATGCCACGTGAATACTTGCCCGGTGGGCATTGCAACCCAAGACCCGGAATTGCGTAAACGTTTCAACGGAAAGCCTGAACACGTCATCAACTTCTTCCGTTTTCTCGCTGAAGACCTGCGCAGCATCATGGCTGAACTGGGCTTCCGCACCATCAATGAAATGGTGGGCAAAGTGGAACTTCTGCGCTTGCGCAGCAACGTGCAGCACTGGAAATACCGCCAGGTTGACCTCAATGCCATCCTGTTCAAACAACCGGTTGATGAAAATGTCGGTCAATACAAGCGGGTAGAACAAGACCACGGCATTGCCGGGGTACTCGACCGCAAGTTGATTTACCAGGCCAAATTGGCACTGGAAAATGGGCAAAAAGTAAGTTCGATTTTCCCAATTCAAAATACCGATCGTGCCGTAGGCGCCATGCTTTCCAACGAAGTGTCGAAGCGCTACAAAGGCAAAGGATTACCCGATGCCACGATTGATTTCCGTTTCCGGGGCTCGGCAGGTCAAAGTTTTGGTGCCTTTGCCGCTCCTGGCTTGCAGTTTACGCTGGAAGGGGAAGCCAACGACTACTTTGGCAAAGGGCTTTCGGGAGGCCGACTGATCGTGGTACCCGACCGTGAAGCCAAATTCGAACCACAGGAAAACATCATTATTGGCAACGTGGCTTTCTACGGGGCTACTGCGGGCGAAGCCTACATCAAAGGGATGGCGGGTGAGCGCTTCGGAGTACGCAACTCTGGGGTAAAAGCAGTGGTTGAAGGCGTGGGTGACCACGGTTGCGAATACATGACCGGTGGGGTAGTGGTGGTACTCGGTGAAACGGGTAAAAACTTTGCCGCCGGGATGAGCGGTGGCATTGCTTACGTCCACAATCCACTGGGTGAATTTGAAAAACGCGTCAACCTGGAAATGGTCGATCTGGACCCCATGGAAGACGAGGACTTTGAATTGCTGCGCCGCATGTTGCGCAACCATTTCAGCTGCACCAGCAGCAAAGTGGCCCGCGAAATGCTCGAAAACTGGGACATTCAGCGTCAGTTTTTTACCAAAGTCATGCCACGCGATTACAAAGCAGTACTCGCCAAGCGCACTGATAAAGTGAAAGTTGACGTAAAGGTTGCAGTAGCATATTAA